From Paenibacillus graminis, a single genomic window includes:
- a CDS encoding ABC transporter substrate-binding protein produces the protein MKTWSSLALAVTLGAVLFLSGCGGNNNNAGTEATTGSNAAATTAPESSPEAAATQDTLIVGRGGDSASLDPAIVTDGESLKIAHQVFDSLLEYKPGTSEVQASLADSWEVSADGLTYTFKLHPGVKFHDGTDFDAEAVVFNFTRWSDPASEFKFEGDSFDYYDSMFGPDGSRVIKEVKAVDATTVQFILNQPQAPFLQNIAMTSFGIASPAAIKEKKENFKNEPVGTGPYVFKEWKHNDSITLDKNSGYWKEGLPKLNKVIVRSIPDNSARFNALQNGEIDLMEDLSPDDLSTLEGNTELQKIERPPFNVSYLGFNFKKKPFDNVKVRQALNYAVNKQAIIDAFFSGQATAAVNPMPPSLWGYNDAVKDYDYDLDKAKALLAEAGYPEGLPDPVTLYAMPVSRPYMPDGKKVAEAIQADWEKIGVKTVIESPEWATYLDDTKAGEKDDIYMLGWTGDNGDPDNFLYTLLDKDAIPGNNRSFYVNEELHTLLINAQKETDQTKRSDLYKQAQEIIKADAPWIPLVHTTPLLAAKANLKGYVPGPTGTEYYSGIYFE, from the coding sequence ATGAAGACATGGAGCAGTCTTGCATTGGCAGTAACGCTGGGGGCGGTTTTGTTCTTAAGCGGCTGCGGAGGTAACAACAACAATGCCGGTACAGAAGCAACAACGGGTTCGAATGCAGCGGCAACCACCGCACCGGAAAGCTCGCCTGAAGCGGCGGCAACGCAGGATACATTGATCGTAGGACGCGGCGGCGACTCTGCCTCGCTGGACCCGGCCATTGTGACCGACGGTGAATCGCTGAAGATCGCCCATCAAGTGTTCGACTCTCTGCTGGAGTACAAACCCGGTACCTCTGAAGTACAAGCTTCACTTGCTGACAGCTGGGAAGTTTCTGCCGACGGTTTGACCTATACCTTCAAGCTGCATCCGGGTGTGAAGTTCCATGATGGAACGGATTTCGACGCCGAAGCGGTAGTATTCAACTTCACCCGCTGGAGCGATCCGGCTAGTGAATTCAAATTTGAAGGGGACTCCTTTGATTATTATGATTCCATGTTCGGTCCGGACGGCAGCCGTGTGATCAAGGAAGTGAAGGCTGTGGATGCTACAACCGTACAATTTATTTTGAACCAGCCGCAGGCGCCATTCCTGCAGAATATTGCAATGACCTCTTTCGGAATTGCCAGTCCTGCTGCCATTAAGGAAAAGAAGGAAAACTTCAAGAATGAGCCTGTGGGTACCGGACCTTATGTGTTCAAGGAGTGGAAGCACAATGATTCCATTACACTGGACAAGAATTCCGGCTACTGGAAAGAAGGGCTTCCTAAGCTGAACAAAGTTATCGTTCGCTCTATTCCGGACAACTCGGCACGCTTCAACGCCCTGCAGAACGGCGAGATTGATCTGATGGAGGATCTGAGCCCGGATGATCTGTCCACGCTGGAAGGCAACACTGAACTGCAAAAGATTGAACGTCCGCCGTTCAATGTGTCTTACCTCGGCTTCAACTTCAAAAAGAAACCTTTCGACAATGTAAAAGTAAGACAGGCGCTGAACTATGCTGTAAATAAACAAGCAATTATCGATGCCTTCTTCTCAGGCCAGGCAACTGCAGCAGTAAACCCTATGCCTCCATCCCTCTGGGGCTATAACGATGCTGTGAAAGATTATGATTACGATCTGGATAAAGCCAAGGCACTTCTGGCGGAAGCCGGATATCCTGAGGGCCTCCCGGACCCGGTAACCTTGTATGCCATGCCAGTATCCCGGCCTTACATGCCTGACGGCAAGAAGGTTGCTGAAGCCATCCAAGCGGATTGGGAAAAGATCGGCGTAAAAACCGTTATTGAATCACCTGAATGGGCGACTTACCTCGATGATACCAAAGCCGGGGAAAAGGATGATATCTACATGCTCGGCTGGACGGGCGACAATGGAGACCCGGATAACTTCCTGTACACGCTCCTGGATAAAGATGCTATTCCAGGTAACAACCGCAGCTTCTACGTAAATGAAGAACTGCATACCCTGCTGATCAATGCCCAGAAGGAAACGGATCAGACCAAACGTTCAGACCTGTACAAGCAGGCGCAGGAAATTATCAAAGCGGACGCGCCTTGGATTCCACTGGTGCACACCACTCCGCTGCTGGCTGCGAAAGCCAACCTGAAAGGGTATGTTCCAGGTCCGACAGGTACGGAATATTACAGCGGAATTTACTTCGAATAG
- the modA gene encoding molybdate ABC transporter substrate-binding protein translates to MFKKLAVVVMAALLAVALSAMPEKQVQAAGKTEIVVSAAASLQDSLDKIAVLYEKQHPDIDLVFNYGASGTLQKQIEQGAPADLFFSAGDKQMKALVDGGLISDNKQLLRNQLVLVVPSNSTASITALTQLTDKGFKKVAVGQPESVPAGQYAQQSLTAKKVWDKLQSKLVFAKDVRQVLSYVETGNADAGFVYKTDALTSSKVKIRLTVGAHVHKAINYPVGIVKDSKHTAEAKAFYSYVQTKAASDIFTSYGFKLAD, encoded by the coding sequence ATGTTCAAGAAATTAGCAGTGGTTGTAATGGCTGCACTGTTGGCGGTTGCTCTGTCGGCAATGCCAGAAAAGCAGGTGCAGGCGGCCGGCAAGACTGAGATTGTTGTGTCCGCCGCAGCGAGCCTGCAGGACAGTCTTGATAAGATTGCCGTTCTGTATGAGAAGCAGCATCCTGATATTGATCTTGTCTTCAACTACGGCGCTTCCGGCACTCTGCAGAAACAGATTGAGCAAGGCGCACCTGCTGACCTGTTCTTCTCAGCAGGTGATAAGCAAATGAAAGCTCTGGTCGATGGAGGCCTTATCTCTGACAACAAGCAGCTATTGAGGAATCAGCTGGTGCTGGTTGTTCCTTCGAACTCCACGGCATCGATTACAGCCCTTACACAGCTTACGGATAAAGGCTTCAAAAAAGTGGCTGTCGGACAACCTGAATCGGTTCCGGCCGGCCAATATGCGCAGCAGTCATTGACAGCGAAGAAGGTATGGGATAAGCTGCAAAGCAAGCTGGTATTTGCCAAGGACGTGCGCCAGGTGCTTTCTTATGTAGAAACAGGGAATGCCGATGCCGGATTTGTCTACAAAACGGATGCCCTCACTTCGAGCAAGGTGAAGATTAGGCTTACTGTGGGTGCCCATGTACACAAGGCGATCAATTATCCGGTCGGCATTGTGAAGGATTCCAAGCATACGGCGGAGGCCAAAGCCTTTTACAGCTACGTACAAACCAAGGCGGCGAGCGATATCTTTACAAGCTATGGATTTAAGCTTGCTGATTAA
- a CDS encoding PLDc N-terminal domain-containing protein, translating into MRNFKYFGLLVFWIITSGMLIFMAVAGSWMIPYMADLFSEDPVWFTTTVVAVLLFIGLYVTMGVFIYKDSSRKKMNTWLWLTAVFYIPNFMGVVLYFYARRQKSLAAIEVPAQICPHCGHIIHTGE; encoded by the coding sequence ATGAGGAACTTCAAATATTTTGGCCTGCTGGTATTCTGGATCATTACATCCGGTATGCTGATTTTTATGGCCGTTGCAGGCTCATGGATGATTCCTTATATGGCCGATCTGTTCAGCGAGGACCCGGTCTGGTTCACTACTACAGTGGTGGCCGTGCTGCTGTTTATTGGCTTGTACGTGACTATGGGGGTGTTCATTTATAAGGACTCCTCGCGCAAAAAGATGAACACCTGGCTGTGGTTAACTGCGGTTTTCTATATTCCTAATTTTATGGGGGTTGTGCTGTATTTTTATGCCCGGCGGCAAAAGAGTCTGGCTGCAATTGAAGTGCCCGCACAAATCTGCCCGCACTGCGGACATATTATACATACTGGGGAGTGA
- a CDS encoding ABC transporter permease produces the protein MGQASINVTPPHVPADKVSGPWRDAWKAFRKNKTAMLGLCIIVFFVLIALLAPLIAPYGFKEQELVNRLKAPSAGHWFGTDDLGRDMFTRIMYGARISLWVGFFAVIGSIIAGTFLGILAGFYGKWMDMLISRLFDILLAFPSILLAIAIVAILGPSLQNALYAIAIVNIPTYGRLVRAKVLSLKSEEYITAARAIGMTNTRILLTHILPNSLTPIIVQGTLGIATAIIEAAALGFLGLGAQPPDPEWGKMLSDSRQFIQKAPWTVVFPGLSIMLTVLGFNLMGDGLRDVLDPRMKN, from the coding sequence ATGGGACAGGCATCAATTAACGTAACGCCCCCGCATGTACCTGCCGACAAGGTTTCCGGACCCTGGCGCGATGCGTGGAAGGCCTTCCGCAAGAACAAGACGGCTATGCTCGGTTTATGTATTATCGTGTTTTTTGTACTGATCGCTCTGCTGGCGCCGCTTATTGCCCCCTATGGCTTCAAGGAGCAGGAGCTGGTCAACCGGCTGAAAGCGCCGTCTGCCGGTCATTGGTTCGGGACGGATGATCTGGGAAGAGATATGTTTACCCGCATTATGTATGGAGCGCGTATCTCACTGTGGGTCGGTTTCTTTGCCGTCATCGGATCTATTATTGCAGGCACATTTCTGGGCATCCTGGCGGGATTCTACGGCAAATGGATGGATATGCTGATTTCACGCCTGTTCGATATTCTGCTTGCTTTTCCGAGCATTCTGCTGGCGATTGCTATCGTCGCGATTCTGGGGCCATCCCTGCAGAATGCGCTGTACGCTATTGCTATTGTAAATATCCCTACGTACGGCCGGCTTGTACGGGCGAAGGTCCTCTCCCTGAAGTCGGAGGAGTACATTACGGCGGCAAGAGCGATCGGGATGACCAACACCCGTATTCTGCTTACCCATATCCTGCCGAACAGCCTGACGCCGATTATTGTGCAGGGTACACTCGGCATCGCCACGGCGATTATTGAAGCAGCGGCACTAGGCTTCCTTGGCCTTGGGGCCCAGCCGCCAGACCCGGAATGGGGCAAGATGCTCTCCGATTCACGGCAGTTTATCCAGAAGGCTCCTTGGACAGTGGTATTCCCGGGGCTGTCCATTATGCTGACTGTCCTGGGCTTTAACCTCATGGGGGACGGCCTGCGGGATGTGCTTGATCCGCGGATGAAGAATTAA
- a CDS encoding ABC transporter permease — protein sequence MNSYLLKRIIVLIPVLIGMTIIVFSIIHAIPGDPAETILGQKATEQSKQALREQLGLDKPWLQQYFNYMGDLLQGDLGTSIRTKTPIAKEIMPYLAATLELTAAAMLFATIVGVNAGILGAWRQNSWFDYTAMIIALIGVSMPIFWLGLMEQLLFALKLHWLPSIGRMDQRNPVESITHLYVIDTIIAGQWGQLWTVMKHLILPSIALGTIPMAIIARMTRSSMLEVMNSDYIRTAKAKGMPQFLVVYKHALKNALIPVLTVVGLQTGALLGGAVLTETIFAWPGVGRYIFEAISSRDYPVIQTGILIIAFIFVVINLIVDLLYAAIDPRINYK from the coding sequence TTGAACTCCTACCTATTAAAACGCATCATCGTGTTGATCCCTGTGCTGATCGGGATGACAATTATCGTTTTTTCCATTATTCATGCGATACCGGGTGATCCGGCGGAGACGATTCTGGGCCAAAAGGCTACAGAGCAATCCAAGCAGGCGCTGCGGGAGCAGCTTGGACTGGACAAACCATGGCTGCAGCAGTATTTCAATTATATGGGTGATTTGCTGCAAGGAGATCTGGGAACCTCAATCCGGACCAAAACGCCGATCGCCAAAGAAATTATGCCTTATCTTGCAGCGACTCTGGAGCTTACGGCGGCCGCTATGCTGTTTGCAACGATTGTAGGTGTCAATGCGGGGATTCTGGGCGCCTGGCGGCAAAATTCATGGTTCGACTATACCGCGATGATTATTGCACTTATTGGCGTCTCTATGCCGATCTTCTGGCTTGGGCTGATGGAGCAGCTGTTATTCGCGCTGAAGCTGCATTGGCTTCCATCCATAGGAAGGATGGACCAGCGCAATCCGGTGGAGAGCATTACCCATCTCTATGTGATTGATACGATTATTGCTGGACAGTGGGGACAGCTGTGGACGGTTATGAAGCATTTAATCCTGCCAAGTATCGCGCTCGGAACCATCCCGATGGCAATTATCGCCCGCATGACCCGTTCCAGCATGCTGGAGGTTATGAATTCCGACTATATCCGTACGGCAAAAGCCAAAGGCATGCCGCAATTCCTGGTCGTGTACAAACATGCGCTTAAGAACGCGCTGATTCCTGTGCTGACGGTAGTCGGCTTGCAGACAGGCGCTCTTCTCGGCGGAGCCGTGCTGACTGAGACGATCTTTGCCTGGCCGGGCGTGGGAAGATATATATTTGAAGCGATCAGTTCCCGTGACTATCCGGTGATTCAGACGGGCATTCTGATCATTGCCTTTATTTTTGTTGTGATCAATCTAATTGTGGATCTGCTCTACGCTGCTATCGATCCGCGCATCAATTACAAGTGA
- a CDS encoding RNA polymerase sigma factor yields the protein MITDKQLIEGYRTGRREMLEFLVERYKDDLYRFCRHLTLNALEAEDLFQEVWVRVIRKLDRYDPERSFKAWLFQVALNMYRDRYRKWKRLYARLAEDKSCRAPFSELRDGALLTEEQILRNERYAHLEEGLRKLPKRYLGPLVLYYYEEFSYEEIGEMLGIPVGTVKSRLNQSKKLLQKVVEPWREDYR from the coding sequence ATGATCACTGATAAGCAGCTCATCGAAGGATACAGGACGGGCAGGCGGGAAATGCTCGAATTCCTGGTGGAGAGGTACAAGGATGACTTGTACCGGTTCTGCCGCCACCTCACTCTGAATGCCCTGGAAGCGGAGGATTTATTTCAAGAGGTGTGGGTCCGGGTCATCCGCAAGCTGGATCGTTATGATCCGGAGCGGTCTTTTAAGGCATGGCTGTTTCAGGTGGCCTTGAATATGTACCGGGACAGATACCGGAAATGGAAAAGGCTCTACGCCCGGCTTGCCGAAGATAAATCCTGCCGTGCCCCCTTTTCGGAGCTCAGGGACGGGGCCCTGCTGACAGAGGAGCAGATTCTGCGGAATGAACGGTATGCCCACTTGGAAGAGGGACTCCGCAAGCTGCCGAAGCGTTATTTGGGTCCGCTGGTGCTCTATTATTATGAGGAATTCAGCTATGAAGAAATCGGAGAAATGCTGGGCATTCCTGTGGGGACGGTGAAATCAAGGCTGAATCAGAGCAAAAAACTGCTGCAAAAAGTAGTGGAGCCATGGAGGGAGGATTACCGATGA
- a CDS encoding ABC transporter ATP-binding protein: MVQPILKVEELHTHFFTERGEVPAVDGVDLYINPGEVLGVVGESGCGKSVTSLSILKLIPNPPGKIVSGRILLKGQDIVPLKEKEMRKIRGDAVAMIFQEPMTSLNPLFTVGQQIIETVRLHRGLSKKDARTHAVDSLRKVGIPRPEAIIDEYPHQLSGGMRQRVMIAMSISCSPELLIADEPTTALDVTIQAQILDLIRKLNEEQGTAVMLITHDLGVVAEMCQRVAVMYAGKVVEEGCVRDIFKNPLHPYTRGLIQSVPRMGETRERLYSIPGNVPILSAEMQGCRFAPRCSHVMELCRQSLPQLKLQEDNHSCRCWLHDSQQEDAV, translated from the coding sequence GTGGTCCAGCCTATTCTGAAAGTTGAGGAATTGCACACCCATTTTTTTACTGAACGCGGCGAAGTGCCGGCAGTGGACGGGGTGGATCTGTACATCAATCCGGGAGAAGTTCTGGGCGTGGTGGGCGAATCGGGCTGCGGCAAAAGCGTCACTTCGCTATCCATTCTGAAGCTAATTCCTAATCCGCCGGGCAAGATCGTGAGCGGGCGTATTTTGCTGAAGGGTCAGGATATCGTACCGCTAAAAGAAAAAGAAATGCGCAAAATCCGCGGCGATGCCGTGGCGATGATTTTTCAGGAGCCGATGACTTCCCTGAACCCGCTGTTTACTGTCGGCCAGCAAATTATAGAAACCGTCCGGCTGCACCGTGGCCTGTCCAAGAAGGATGCCCGTACCCATGCGGTGGACAGCCTCCGCAAGGTCGGCATTCCCCGGCCGGAGGCGATTATCGATGAGTATCCGCATCAATTGTCGGGGGGAATGCGGCAGCGGGTGATGATTGCGATGTCGATCTCCTGCAGTCCCGAACTGCTCATTGCCGATGAGCCGACAACCGCGCTCGATGTTACGATACAGGCACAGATTCTGGACCTGATCCGCAAGCTGAACGAAGAGCAGGGAACTGCCGTTATGCTGATTACCCATGATCTTGGGGTGGTGGCGGAAATGTGCCAACGGGTTGCCGTAATGTATGCGGGCAAGGTGGTGGAGGAGGGGTGTGTGCGCGATATTTTTAAGAATCCTCTGCATCCTTATACCCGGGGGCTGATCCAGTCGGTACCGAGAATGGGCGAAACCAGGGAGCGGCTGTACTCGATTCCCGGCAACGTGCCCATCTTGAGCGCAGAAATGCAGGGCTGCCGGTTCGCGCCGCGTTGTTCCCATGTGATGGAGCTCTGCCGGCAATCCCTTCCGCAGCTGAAGCTGCAGGAGGATAACCACAGCTGCAGATGCTGGCTGCATGATAGTCAACAGGAGGATGCGGTATGA
- the modB gene encoding molybdate ABC transporter permease subunit — MEIHWTDYFAPVWLSVKISVITSIIVFLLATLAARAMAGRRFPGYSLVETVLLLPLVLPPTVVGFVLLVILGRRSWIGKLYEQFTEHTILFTWGAAVIAAVVVAFPLVYRTVKAGFEGVEKDLEDAARAQGASELQVLAFVTLPLAGRSLAAGYVLGFARGLGEFGATIMVAGNIPGRTQTVPTAIYVAVDGGNMTLAWLWVCSIIAISALMLMFVNRRS, encoded by the coding sequence ATGGAGATCCATTGGACCGATTATTTCGCCCCGGTCTGGCTTTCGGTCAAAATCTCAGTCATAACGAGCATTATTGTCTTTCTGCTGGCGACTCTGGCAGCGAGGGCAATGGCGGGGAGACGGTTCCCGGGCTACAGCCTGGTTGAAACGGTGCTGCTGCTCCCGCTGGTACTGCCGCCAACCGTGGTCGGATTTGTGCTGCTGGTGATCCTGGGCCGGCGGAGCTGGATCGGGAAGCTGTACGAGCAATTTACGGAGCATACGATCCTGTTCACCTGGGGGGCGGCAGTCATTGCTGCGGTTGTGGTTGCTTTTCCTCTCGTATACCGCACAGTGAAGGCGGGCTTTGAAGGCGTGGAGAAGGATCTGGAGGATGCAGCACGCGCACAGGGAGCCAGCGAGCTTCAGGTGCTTGCGTTTGTCACACTTCCGCTGGCTGGCCGTTCGCTGGCTGCCGGTTACGTGCTGGGATTCGCCCGCGGGCTGGGGGAGTTCGGAGCCACCATCATGGTGGCTGGGAATATCCCTGGCCGGACGCAGACTGTTCCCACCGCTATTTACGTGGCTGTCGATGGCGGCAATATGACGCTGGCCTGGCTGTGGGTGTGTTCAATTATTGCCATCTCCGCACTCATGCTGATGTTCGTCAACCGCCGTTCCTGA
- a CDS encoding ABC transporter ATP-binding protein, translating to MSDNLLEVKNLKKYYPVNKGFFNKTQAYVKAVDDISFSVRKGETFGLVGESGCGKSTTGRSLLRLIEPTAGEVWFEGRDITKLSMEEMRKRRREMQIVFQDPFSSLDPRYTVQRILEEPMIVHNAGNAKERRAAVERLADVVGLAKAHLQRYPHQFSGGQRQRIGIARALSLQPKLIIADEPVSALDVSIQSQVINLMQDLQKEFGLTYIFIAHDLSVVKHICDRVAVMYLGRIVEITDKNKLYDQPEHPYTQALLSAVPEPDPDIRKERVILQGEVPSPANAPAGCAFNTRCPRVMDVCRSTRPPLLETGPRHLTACHLYGGETRTHLT from the coding sequence ATGAGCGATAACCTGCTGGAGGTCAAAAACCTCAAAAAATATTATCCGGTCAACAAAGGGTTTTTCAATAAAACTCAAGCTTATGTCAAAGCGGTCGATGATATATCCTTTTCTGTCAGGAAGGGCGAAACCTTTGGCCTTGTGGGTGAAAGCGGCTGCGGCAAATCAACGACCGGCCGTTCATTGCTTCGTCTGATCGAGCCTACGGCGGGAGAAGTCTGGTTCGAAGGCCGGGATATTACGAAGCTGTCTATGGAGGAGATGCGCAAGCGCCGGCGGGAGATGCAGATTGTTTTCCAGGACCCGTTCTCTTCCCTCGACCCGCGGTATACCGTGCAGCGTATCCTGGAGGAGCCGATGATTGTGCATAACGCAGGCAACGCGAAGGAGCGGCGGGCGGCTGTTGAACGGCTGGCCGATGTAGTCGGTCTGGCCAAGGCACATCTTCAGCGGTACCCGCATCAATTCTCCGGCGGCCAGCGCCAGCGGATCGGGATTGCCAGAGCGCTGTCCCTGCAGCCGAAGCTGATTATCGCTGATGAGCCTGTGTCTGCCCTTGATGTGTCCATCCAGTCCCAGGTCATCAATCTGATGCAGGATTTACAAAAAGAATTCGGACTAACTTACATATTCATAGCTCATGACCTTAGTGTGGTGAAGCATATCTGCGACCGTGTTGCCGTGATGTACCTTGGACGGATTGTCGAGATTACCGATAAGAATAAGCTGTATGACCAGCCGGAGCATCCTTATACACAAGCGCTGCTGTCAGCGGTTCCGGAACCCGATCCGGATATCCGCAAGGAGCGGGTCATTCTGCAGGGGGAGGTGCCGAGTCCGGCGAATGCGCCGGCAGGCTGTGCTTTTAATACCCGTTGCCCCCGGGTGATGGATGTCTGCCGTAGTACAAGGCCTCCGCTGCTGGAAACCGGACCCCGGCATCTAACCGCATGTCATTTGTATGGCGGAGAGACCCGTACCCATCTGACTTAG
- a CDS encoding deoxyguanosinetriphosphate triphosphohydrolase family protein gives MTLIEKREHRQYPEITRLETSRAAYERDYSRLIHSPTFRRLQGKSQVFGAGTGDYYRTRLTHSLEVAQIAREAAKSLLRAYPEVETGQAENPGLVIDPEVVECAAIAHDFGHPPFGHKGEEVLDSILEQLVVKKTAEAVRKSGAGPVQQQTIRENMRRKYEHFEGNAHNFRLIMFLEKRENIDGLNLSDAVLLGINKYPFPGTVLKKGMYLHEWNYVSAIRSQWGIPDGKKTLEAQLMDLCDDIAYSAHDLEDGIKAGKIEVHEHFMHDAYIQRLIVEKITTLEDAFWTGWKEADIHIKVEEVLSSFLRVWMEKMPTCENDYSRTRREVKAYWVSTFVASLGVIEDGNWKKVTFIKDGQEDEDMLRTVSVLKSFAWVTMIRDLRVQRLQKRSEWILRRLWEAFLDPETSRAIIPSDWLQRFEKDQRQVKPIWTWEHMVIDYIAGMTDAFAEKIYNELYGLKVGSIYDLD, from the coding sequence ATGACACTAATTGAAAAAAGAGAACACCGGCAATATCCGGAGATCACCCGTCTGGAAACCTCTAGAGCCGCATATGAACGCGATTATTCGCGTCTGATCCATTCGCCGACCTTCCGCCGGCTGCAAGGCAAATCCCAGGTGTTCGGCGCAGGCACCGGGGATTATTACCGGACGCGTCTGACCCACTCGCTGGAAGTGGCGCAGATTGCCCGTGAAGCGGCCAAAAGCCTGCTGCGCGCCTACCCGGAAGTTGAAACGGGACAAGCGGAGAATCCGGGGCTGGTCATTGATCCGGAGGTGGTGGAATGTGCAGCGATCGCCCATGACTTCGGCCACCCGCCGTTCGGCCACAAGGGAGAAGAGGTGCTGGACAGCATTTTGGAGCAGCTTGTGGTGAAGAAGACGGCGGAGGCGGTGCGGAAGTCCGGCGCAGGCCCGGTGCAGCAGCAGACGATCCGCGAGAATATGAGGCGGAAGTATGAGCATTTTGAAGGCAATGCCCACAATTTCCGGCTGATCATGTTCCTGGAGAAACGCGAGAATATCGACGGGCTGAACCTCTCGGATGCGGTGCTGCTGGGCATTAATAAGTATCCGTTTCCCGGGACGGTATTGAAAAAGGGGATGTATCTGCACGAATGGAACTACGTTTCAGCCATCCGCAGCCAGTGGGGGATTCCGGACGGGAAGAAAACGCTGGAAGCCCAGCTGATGGATCTCTGCGATGATATCGCGTATTCCGCGCATGATCTGGAGGATGGGATTAAGGCCGGCAAAATCGAGGTGCATGAGCACTTCATGCATGATGCGTATATCCAGCGGCTGATCGTAGAGAAGATTACTACCCTGGAGGATGCCTTCTGGACCGGCTGGAAGGAAGCCGACATACACATCAAGGTTGAAGAGGTGCTGAGCTCCTTCCTGCGCGTATGGATGGAGAAGATGCCCACCTGCGAGAACGACTATTCCCGCACCCGCCGGGAGGTTAAGGCTTATTGGGTCAGCACCTTTGTGGCCAGCCTCGGTGTCATTGAGGACGGGAACTGGAAGAAAGTTACCTTCATTAAAGACGGTCAGGAAGATGAGGATATGCTGCGGACGGTCAGTGTGCTCAAAAGCTTCGCCTGGGTCACGATGATCCGTGATTTGCGGGTGCAGCGGCTGCAGAAACGCAGTGAGTGGATTCTGCGCCGTTTGTGGGAGGCGTTCCTGGACCCGGAAACCTCGCGGGCCATTATTCCCAGCGATTGGCTGCAGCGCTTTGAGAAGGATCAGCGGCAGGTCAAGCCGATCTGGACATGGGAGCATATGGTGATTGATTATATCGCCGGGATGACGGATGCTTTTGCCGAGAAAATTTACAATGAGCTGTACGGCCTGAAGGTCGGCTCAATATATGATTTGGATTAG
- a CDS encoding helix-turn-helix transcriptional regulator, producing MSENTSYTTEEIARLLKISKLKVYDLIKKGELPSYRVGKQMRVDLSDLEAYKQHSRSGISGSIPPVPAQAETPLFTPSSAPQLQHTQLPVQPGKAATDNVVITGQDMSLDLLATHLERSETSFRPLRSYAGSLDSLIAMYHGESDIVSTHLLDGDSGEYNLPYIRRLLVGFSYIVVHMLTRSAGFYVQKGNPQGIRGWSDLKQNGIRIINRERGAGARVLLDEQLRLHGIPSSHISGYAIEENSHFAIAGRVARGEADVGIGTEKAAKIIDGIDFIPLIQERYDLVMLKKPGHETLIRTVLDILRSAAFKNELSSIHGYDLSETGAVIYET from the coding sequence ATGTCCGAGAACACTTCCTATACGACCGAAGAAATCGCCCGGTTATTAAAAATATCCAAACTTAAGGTATATGATCTGATCAAAAAAGGCGAGCTGCCCTCCTACCGGGTCGGCAAGCAGATGCGCGTGGATCTTTCCGATCTGGAGGCGTACAAGCAGCATTCGCGCAGCGGCATCTCCGGGAGTATCCCGCCAGTCCCGGCGCAAGCGGAAACTCCCCTGTTCACCCCCTCATCCGCCCCGCAGCTGCAGCATACGCAGCTGCCGGTACAACCCGGCAAAGCCGCCACCGATAATGTGGTAATAACCGGCCAGGATATGTCGCTGGATTTACTGGCTACACATCTGGAGCGAAGTGAAACTTCCTTCCGTCCGCTGCGGTCGTATGCCGGAAGTCTGGACAGCCTGATCGCGATGTACCACGGGGAATCTGACATTGTCAGCACCCATCTGCTGGACGGGGACAGCGGGGAGTACAACCTGCCCTATATCCGCAGACTGCTGGTTGGCTTTTCTTATATCGTAGTGCATATGCTGACGCGTAGTGCAGGTTTCTATGTACAGAAGGGCAATCCTCAGGGAATCCGAGGCTGGTCCGATCTGAAGCAGAACGGAATCCGGATCATCAACCGCGAACGCGGGGCGGGCGCACGGGTACTGCTCGACGAGCAGCTGCGCCTGCATGGCATTCCTTCCTCACACATCAGCGGGTATGCTATCGAAGAGAACAGCCACTTTGCCATAGCCGGCAGAGTGGCCCGGGGTGAAGCCGATGTGGGCATCGGCACAGAAAAAGCCGCCAAGATTATTGACGGCATTGATTTCATCCCGCTCATACAGGAACGGTACGATCTGGTGATGCTTAAGAAACCGGGGCACGAAACCCTGATCAGGACAGTTCTCGATATTTTGCGCTCAGCAGCCTTTAAGAATGAGCTCAGCTCCATTCACGGCTATGACCTTAGTGAGACTGGCGCGGTCATCTATGAGACCTGA